The Candidatus Accumulibacter similis genome has a segment encoding these proteins:
- a CDS encoding ATP phosphoribosyltransferase, with product MRHFSRARKAVDGITIALSKGRIFDETLPLLAAAGIEPLDNPETSRRLILPTNRDNVRVLIVRATDTPTYVQYGAADLGVAGKDVLLEHGSDGLYQPIDLGIARCRMMVAVPAGFDYQRAVRQGARLKVASKYLNIAREHFAAKGVHVDLIKLYGSMELAPLAGLADAIVDLVSTGSTLQANNLVACEHIMDISSRLIVNQAALKLKRAALAPILDAISRVVQR from the coding sequence ATGCGCCATTTCTCCCGCGCAAGGAAAGCAGTGGACGGCATCACCATCGCCCTCTCGAAGGGCCGCATCTTTGACGAGACGCTGCCGCTCCTGGCCGCAGCCGGAATTGAACCGCTCGACAACCCGGAAACCTCCCGCCGCCTGATTCTTCCGACCAACCGGGACAATGTCCGCGTGCTGATCGTTCGCGCCACCGACACGCCGACCTACGTCCAGTACGGCGCGGCCGATCTCGGCGTGGCAGGCAAGGATGTCCTGCTGGAACACGGCAGCGACGGTCTGTATCAGCCGATCGACCTTGGCATTGCCCGCTGCCGGATGATGGTCGCGGTGCCAGCCGGTTTCGACTACCAGCGAGCGGTACGCCAGGGTGCCCGCCTGAAGGTGGCGAGCAAGTACCTCAACATCGCCCGCGAACATTTTGCCGCCAAGGGCGTGCACGTCGACCTGATCAAGCTCTACGGATCAATGGAGCTTGCCCCACTGGCCGGCCTTGCCGACGCCATCGTCGACCTGGTCTCGACCGGCAGCACGCTGCAAGCGAACAATCTCGTCGCCTGTGAGCACATCATGGACATCTCGTCGCGACTGATCGTCAACCAGGCGGCGCTGAAGCTCAAACGGGCAGCCCTGGCGCCGATTCTCGATGCGATCAGCCGGGTGGTGCAGCGATGA
- a CDS encoding HlyC/CorC family transporter, which produces MEQMTLYMNLLLILVFVAGNAFFVGSEIAISSARRSRIRQLAEDGDKRAARVEMLHNEPERFYSVTQVGITLVSLGLGAVGMETISILTDPWFVAALTLFGDSEALVKAAHTVSYVFAFIVISFLHVVAGELAPKVLAFHKAEQLSMAVGGAINLMYLTFRPLIYVMKMSSNALLRVFGQRNLEGHGESHFTMSVEEIRMILSASEKDGTLAREETEMIRGVFKLDEHTVREAMIPRTQIRALAREETLAEALRLFRDMPHARFPVYDKSLDRITGVVAIKELLSVMAESSGDKLDDVSRRPVGEFAQAPYIVPNSKLLSDLLKDFKRTRQQMAVVIDEYGGTEGIITLEDILEEIVGEYEDEFTRQARRVKKLVGSQYEIDASMRVSDLEGLVDFPFPRDDDYVTLAGLFYKRLGSVPMVGDTVQLEGARLTVLEMDNHRITLLRFEDTAVGEDGVQRLVEDTSAGDPVVPEDEEETVRTSDAQSEPASDAADAPSAPTAER; this is translated from the coding sequence ATGGAACAGATGACGCTTTACATGAATCTGCTGTTGATCCTGGTGTTCGTGGCCGGCAACGCGTTCTTCGTCGGCTCGGAGATCGCCATCTCTTCGGCACGGCGCAGCCGCATCCGGCAACTGGCGGAGGACGGCGACAAGCGCGCCGCGCGCGTCGAGATGCTGCACAACGAACCGGAACGGTTCTACTCGGTGACCCAGGTCGGCATCACCCTCGTCTCGCTCGGTCTCGGCGCCGTCGGCATGGAGACGATCAGCATCCTCACCGATCCTTGGTTCGTTGCCGCCCTGACACTCTTCGGTGACAGCGAGGCGCTGGTAAAGGCCGCGCACACCGTCTCCTACGTCTTTGCGTTCATCGTCATCTCGTTCCTGCACGTGGTTGCCGGCGAACTGGCTCCGAAGGTGCTCGCCTTCCACAAGGCGGAGCAGCTCAGCATGGCCGTTGGCGGGGCGATCAACCTGATGTATCTCACCTTCAGGCCGCTGATCTACGTCATGAAGATGTCTTCGAATGCGCTGCTGCGGGTGTTCGGCCAGCGCAACCTCGAAGGCCACGGCGAAAGCCACTTCACGATGTCGGTCGAGGAGATCCGCATGATCCTCTCAGCGAGCGAGAAGGATGGGACCCTCGCGCGCGAGGAGACGGAGATGATCCGCGGCGTCTTCAAGCTCGACGAGCACACCGTTCGTGAGGCGATGATCCCGCGTACCCAGATTCGCGCGCTCGCCCGCGAAGAGACCCTGGCCGAGGCGCTGCGGCTGTTTCGCGACATGCCGCACGCGCGTTTCCCGGTTTACGACAAGAGCCTCGACCGCATCACCGGCGTCGTGGCGATCAAGGAACTGCTCAGCGTCATGGCCGAGAGCAGTGGCGACAAGCTCGACGACGTCAGCCGGAGACCGGTCGGCGAGTTCGCGCAGGCGCCGTACATCGTGCCGAACAGCAAGCTGCTGAGCGATCTGCTCAAGGACTTCAAGCGGACGCGGCAGCAAATGGCGGTGGTGATCGACGAGTATGGTGGTACGGAGGGGATCATCACGCTCGAGGACATTCTCGAGGAAATCGTCGGCGAGTATGAGGACGAGTTCACCCGCCAGGCGAGACGGGTGAAGAAGCTGGTCGGCAGCCAGTACGAGATCGATGCCTCGATGCGCGTCTCGGACCTCGAGGGCCTGGTCGACTTCCCGTTCCCGAGGGACGACGACTACGTGACACTGGCCGGCCTGTTCTACAAACGACTCGGCAGCGTACCGATGGTTGGCGATACCGTCCAGCTGGAGGGGGCCCGGTTGACCGTGCTCGAGATGGACAACCACCGCATCACGCTGCTTCGCTTCGAGGACACGGCGGTGGGCGAGGATGGCGTGCAGCGCTTGGTCGAGGATACTTCAGCCGGCGACCCGGTGGTCCCGGAAGACGAGGAAGAAACGGTCCGCACCAGCGATGCGCAGAGCGAGCCGGCCAGCGATGCGGCCGACGCGCCGTCCGCGCCAACGGCCGAGCGCTGA
- a CDS encoding arginine/lysine/ornithine decarboxylase, which produces MHFNFPVIVIDKDYRSENTGGIGIRALAKAIEKKGFEVFGVTSYGDLTSFAQQQSRASAFILSIDDEEFKHGRSDQTIASLRAFVKEIRCRNEDIPIFLYGETRTSRHIPNDVLRELHGFIHMFEDTAEFISRYVVREARAYLESLAPPFFRALTHYAEDGSYSWHCPGHSGGVAFLKSPVGRMFHQFFGENMLRADVCNAVEELGQLLDHTGPVAASERNAARIFNADHLFFVTNGTSTSNKIVWHSTVAPGDIVIVDRNCHKSILHSIIMTGAIPVFLMPTRNHYGIIGPIPKEEFLWQNIRAKIEAHPFARDVRSKPRVLTITQSTYDGILYNVEEIKQMLDGVIDTLHFDEAWLPHAAFHDFYGDYHAIGADRPRCQDSMIFSTQSTHKLLAGLSQASQILVQESAGRRLDRDVFNEAYLMHTSTSPQYAIIASCDVAAAMMEAPEGTALVEESIAEALNFRSTMRKVESEWGADWWFKVWGPEDLSGEGLAERAAWILRPGERWHGFGQLAEGFNMLDPIKATIITPGLDVDGAFAEWGIPAAIVTKYLAEHGIIVEKCGLYSFFIMFTIGITKGRWNTMLTELQQFKDGYDQNLPLWKVMPEFLIKNARYDSYGLKDLCRQIHGVYAANDVAHLTTRMYLSDMEPAMKPTDAFAKMAHREIDRVPIDELEGRITSTLLTPYPPGIPLLIPGERFNATIVRYLQFARDFNERFPGFETDVHGLVKALVGGKPVYSVDCVR; this is translated from the coding sequence ATGCATTTCAATTTCCCGGTAATCGTCATCGACAAGGACTACCGCTCGGAAAACACCGGCGGAATCGGCATTCGCGCGCTCGCCAAGGCAATCGAGAAGAAGGGCTTCGAGGTCTTCGGCGTCACCAGCTACGGCGACCTGACCTCCTTTGCGCAGCAGCAGAGCCGTGCTTCGGCGTTCATCCTGTCGATCGACGACGAGGAGTTCAAGCATGGCCGATCGGACCAGACGATCGCCAGCCTGCGCGCCTTCGTCAAGGAAATCCGCTGCCGCAACGAGGACATCCCGATCTTCCTCTATGGCGAGACCCGCACTTCACGCCACATACCGAACGACGTCCTGCGCGAACTGCACGGATTCATCCACATGTTCGAGGACACCGCCGAGTTCATCAGCCGCTACGTCGTCCGCGAGGCCAGGGCCTACCTCGAGAGCCTGGCGCCGCCGTTCTTCCGTGCGCTGACGCACTACGCCGAGGACGGCTCCTACTCCTGGCACTGCCCCGGTCATTCGGGTGGTGTCGCCTTCCTGAAGAGCCCGGTCGGGCGCATGTTCCACCAGTTCTTCGGGGAGAACATGCTGCGTGCCGATGTCTGCAATGCGGTCGAGGAACTCGGCCAGTTGCTCGACCACACCGGCCCGGTGGCGGCCTCGGAGCGCAACGCGGCGCGCATCTTCAACGCCGATCACCTGTTCTTCGTCACCAACGGGACCTCGACCTCGAACAAGATCGTCTGGCATTCGACCGTCGCCCCGGGCGACATCGTCATCGTCGACCGCAACTGCCACAAGTCGATTCTTCACTCGATCATCATGACCGGCGCCATCCCGGTCTTCCTGATGCCGACCCGCAACCATTACGGAATCATCGGACCGATTCCGAAGGAGGAGTTTCTCTGGCAGAACATCCGCGCCAAGATCGAGGCACACCCCTTTGCGCGCGATGTCCGGAGCAAGCCGCGCGTGCTGACGATCACCCAGAGCACCTACGACGGCATCCTGTACAACGTCGAGGAGATCAAGCAGATGCTCGATGGCGTCATCGATACCCTGCATTTCGACGAGGCGTGGTTGCCGCACGCGGCCTTCCATGACTTCTACGGCGACTACCATGCCATCGGCGCCGACCGGCCGCGCTGCCAGGATTCGATGATCTTCTCGACACAGTCGACGCACAAGCTGCTCGCCGGCCTGTCGCAGGCATCGCAGATCCTGGTGCAGGAGTCGGCAGGTCGCAGGCTCGACCGTGATGTCTTCAACGAAGCCTATCTGATGCACACCTCGACCTCGCCGCAATACGCGATCATCGCCTCCTGCGACGTCGCCGCGGCGATGATGGAGGCGCCGGAGGGAACCGCACTGGTCGAGGAGTCGATTGCCGAGGCGCTGAATTTTCGCAGCACGATGCGCAAGGTGGAAAGCGAGTGGGGCGCGGACTGGTGGTTCAAGGTGTGGGGGCCGGAGGATCTGAGCGGCGAGGGCCTGGCCGAACGGGCGGCCTGGATCCTCAGGCCGGGCGAGCGCTGGCACGGTTTCGGCCAGCTCGCCGAGGGCTTCAACATGCTCGACCCGATCAAGGCCACGATCATCACGCCAGGGCTCGACGTGGACGGGGCATTCGCCGAGTGGGGCATCCCGGCGGCGATCGTCACCAAGTACCTTGCCGAACACGGAATCATCGTCGAGAAGTGCGGCCTCTACTCCTTCTTCATCATGTTCACCATCGGCATCACCAAGGGACGCTGGAACACGATGTTGACCGAGCTGCAGCAGTTCAAGGATGGCTACGACCAGAACCTGCCGCTATGGAAGGTCATGCCGGAGTTCCTGATAAAGAACGCCCGCTACGACAGCTACGGGCTGAAGGATCTCTGCCGGCAGATCCACGGCGTCTATGCGGCGAACGACGTCGCCCACCTGACCACCCGCATGTACCTCTCGGACATGGAGCCGGCGATGAAACCGACCGACGCCTTCGCCAAGATGGCGCATCGGGAAATTGACCGCGTGCCGATCGACGAACTCGAGGGGCGCATCACCAGCACCCTGCTGACGCCCTACCCGCCCGGAATTCCGTTGCTGATCCCCGGCGAACGTTTCAATGCGACGATCGTTCGCTACCTGCAGTTCGCACGCGATTTCAACGAACGCTTCCCGGGTTTCGAAACCGACGTGCATGGCCTGGTCAAGGCGCTGGTCGGTGGCAAGCCGGTGTATTCGGTGGACTGCGTCCGCTGA
- a CDS encoding dCTP deaminase, translating to MSIKSDRWIRRMAEQHGMIDPFEPTQVREVDGRRIVSYGTSSYGYDIRCSDEFKLFTNLNSTIVDPKNFDPNSFVEVKSDFCIIPPNSFALARTVEYFRIPRSVLTVCLGKSTYARCGIIVNVTPFEPEWEGHVTLEFSNTTPLPAKIYANEGIAQVLFFESDEECEISYKDRGGKYQGQVGVTLPKI from the coding sequence ATGTCAATCAAATCGGATAGGTGGATCCGCCGCATGGCGGAGCAGCACGGCATGATCGACCCCTTCGAACCGACGCAGGTACGCGAGGTCGACGGGCGCCGCATCGTCTCCTACGGCACATCCAGCTACGGCTACGACATCCGCTGTTCGGATGAGTTCAAGCTGTTCACCAATCTCAACTCGACGATCGTGGACCCGAAGAACTTCGACCCGAACTCCTTCGTCGAGGTGAAGAGCGACTTCTGCATCATCCCACCCAACTCGTTTGCCCTTGCCCGGACCGTCGAGTACTTCCGCATTCCGCGCAGTGTCCTCACCGTCTGCCTGGGCAAGAGTACCTACGCCCGCTGTGGCATCATCGTCAACGTGACGCCCTTCGAACCCGAATGGGAAGGACACGTCACCCTCGAGTTCTCCAACACGACACCACTGCCGGCGAAGATCTACGCCAACGAGGGGATCGCGCAGGTATTGTTCTTCGAATCCGACGAGGAATGCGAAATATCCTACAAGGATCGCGGTGGCAAGTATCAGGGTCAGGTGGGTGTGACCCTGCCCAAGATCTGA
- the apbC gene encoding iron-sulfur cluster carrier protein ApbC, giving the protein MSITTEAVHAALRQIIDPNTRKDYLSTRSARNIRIDGADVSLDIELGYPARSQIDEIRRSVIDGLRTIPGIGNVSANVSSGIVAHTVQRGLKPLPGVKNIIAIASGKGGVGKSTTAVNLALALAQEGATVGLLDADIYGPSQPQMLGLAGRRPESSDGVSMDPLRAHGLQAMSIGFMIDIDSPMVWRGPMVTQALEQLLKQTNWQDVDYLLVDMPPGTGDTQLTLSQKVPVTGAVIVTTPQDIALIDARKGLKMFEKVGIPILGLVENMSIHICSRCGHEEHIFGHGGGEQMCRDYDTEYLGALPLELAIRELTDAGTPTVVGAADSRAAGIYRAIARRLAVKVAERARDISSRFPNIVVQNT; this is encoded by the coding sequence ATGTCCATCACGACGGAAGCGGTGCACGCAGCACTGAGGCAAATCATCGACCCCAATACGCGCAAGGATTACCTGTCCACGAGGTCGGCAAGAAACATCCGTATAGACGGCGCGGATGTCTCGCTCGACATCGAGCTCGGCTATCCCGCGAGAAGCCAGATCGACGAGATCCGGCGATCCGTGATCGACGGACTGCGGACGATCCCGGGCATCGGCAACGTCAGTGCCAACGTCAGCTCGGGCATCGTTGCGCATACGGTGCAGCGTGGACTGAAGCCGCTGCCCGGCGTGAAGAACATCATTGCCATCGCCTCCGGCAAGGGTGGCGTCGGCAAGAGCACGACCGCCGTCAATCTGGCGCTGGCGCTGGCGCAGGAAGGAGCGACCGTGGGTCTGCTCGATGCCGACATCTATGGCCCGTCACAGCCGCAGATGCTTGGCCTCGCGGGCAGGAGACCAGAGTCGAGCGACGGCGTCTCGATGGATCCCCTGCGCGCACACGGGCTGCAGGCGATGTCGATCGGTTTCATGATCGACATCGATTCGCCGATGGTCTGGCGTGGTCCGATGGTGACGCAGGCCCTCGAGCAGCTGCTGAAGCAGACCAACTGGCAGGATGTCGATTACCTGCTGGTCGACATGCCTCCGGGGACGGGTGACACGCAGCTCACCCTGTCGCAGAAGGTTCCGGTCACCGGCGCCGTGATCGTCACGACCCCGCAGGACATCGCCCTCATCGATGCGCGCAAGGGGTTGAAGATGTTCGAGAAGGTCGGCATCCCGATTCTCGGCCTGGTCGAGAACATGAGCATCCACATCTGTTCGCGGTGCGGGCACGAGGAGCACATCTTCGGTCACGGTGGCGGCGAGCAGATGTGCCGCGACTACGATACCGAGTATCTCGGCGCGCTGCCGCTCGAGCTGGCGATCCGTGAACTGACCGATGCCGGTACGCCGACGGTCGTCGGCGCAGCGGATTCGCGGGCAGCCGGCATCTACCGCGCGATCGCCCGCCGCCTGGCGGTGAAGGTCGCCGAGCGGGCACGCGACATCAGCTCGCGCTTTCCGAACATCGTCGTCCAGAACACCTGA
- a CDS encoding PLP-dependent cysteine synthase family protein, protein METSNAAAAGSDRAWELAAVRRIEADFQRSSDTHLIPLSLPGFPEVDLYLKDESSHPTGSLKHRLARSLFLYALCNGWLRQGTTVVEASSGSTAISEAYFARLLSLPFVAVMPAVTSTEKIAAIEFQGGRCHLVDDPSTIGSESRRLAAERGGHFLDQFTYAERATDWRANNNIAESIFQQMRLERYPVPEWIVSGAGTGGTVATIGRYVRYCARTTRVCAADPENSVFFDHYLTRQPDLCLHVGSRIEGIGRPRVESSFLPQVIDAMVAVPDVWSLAAMHELTARLGRSVGASTGTNLIATLACMAWMRERGVRGSVVTLLCDSGDRYRNTYYSESWLQQAGLGCQRERAALAVTLDTGQVADELSAAWRRAGELAPE, encoded by the coding sequence ATGGAGACGAGCAATGCGGCTGCCGCAGGCAGCGACAGGGCCTGGGAACTCGCCGCCGTGCGGCGCATCGAGGCCGATTTCCAGCGCTCCAGCGACACGCACCTGATTCCGCTGTCGTTGCCCGGCTTTCCCGAGGTGGACCTGTATCTCAAGGACGAATCGAGCCATCCGACGGGCAGCCTCAAGCATCGTCTGGCACGCTCGCTGTTCCTCTACGCGCTCTGCAACGGCTGGCTGCGCCAGGGAACGACCGTGGTAGAAGCGTCGAGCGGTTCGACGGCGATTTCCGAAGCCTACTTTGCCCGCCTCCTCTCGTTGCCGTTTGTCGCCGTGATGCCGGCGGTGACCTCCACCGAGAAGATCGCGGCGATCGAGTTTCAGGGCGGGCGCTGCCATCTGGTCGACGATCCGTCGACCATCGGCAGCGAATCGAGGCGACTGGCAGCCGAACGCGGTGGCCATTTCCTCGACCAGTTCACCTATGCCGAGCGCGCTACCGACTGGCGGGCGAACAACAACATTGCCGAGTCAATCTTTCAGCAGATGCGTCTCGAGCGCTACCCAGTGCCGGAGTGGATCGTTTCCGGGGCAGGTACCGGTGGCACCGTCGCCACCATTGGTCGTTACGTCCGCTACTGCGCGCGCACGACCCGCGTCTGTGCGGCGGATCCGGAAAACTCGGTATTCTTCGATCACTACCTCACCCGCCAGCCCGACCTCTGCCTGCACGTTGGCTCGCGCATCGAAGGCATTGGCCGCCCACGCGTCGAGTCTTCCTTCTTGCCGCAGGTCATCGATGCCATGGTCGCGGTCCCGGACGTCTGGTCCCTGGCGGCCATGCACGAACTCACGGCCCGCCTCGGACGCAGTGTCGGCGCGTCGACCGGCACCAACCTGATCGCCACGCTGGCGTGCATGGCGTGGATGCGGGAACGCGGCGTGCGGGGTTCGGTCGTCACCCTGCTCTGCGATTCGGGCGATCGCTACCGGAACACCTACTACAGCGAGAGCTGGTTGCAACAAGCCGGTCTTGGTTGCCAACGCGAGCGTGCCGCTCTCGCCGTCACGCTCGACACCGGGCAGGTTGCCGACGAACTGTCAGCCGCTTGGCGGCGGGCCGGCGAGCTGGCGCCCGAGTAG
- a CDS encoding inositol monophosphatase family protein, whose translation MLDASIALVREVAQREIIPRFLRVSHGQRKDDGSLCSEADVAAQRFLVDRLSAIRGCPIIGEEMSPAAQRAIWEASGDDPHGLWSIDPIDGTTNFINGLPCFAVSIAWLTARRTRLAVTYNPITDEMFYARQGNGAYLNGRRLPLRQVTADIARAVGGVDFKRIPKPLADRIAVRPPFYSQRNFGSSTLDWCNLAAGRLDLYLHGGQMLWDYAAGSLILREAGGRMCSLAHDDYDAEDVWRRPVIAALHPAVFAAWRDWVRQDTPPMARADADSTG comes from the coding sequence ATGCTCGATGCCAGCATTGCGCTGGTACGTGAAGTGGCACAACGGGAAATCATTCCCCGCTTCCTGCGCGTCAGTCACGGTCAGCGCAAGGATGACGGGTCGCTGTGCTCGGAAGCCGATGTCGCCGCGCAGCGTTTCCTTGTCGACCGCCTGAGCGCGATTCGCGGCTGCCCGATCATTGGCGAAGAGATGTCGCCGGCAGCGCAGCGCGCCATCTGGGAGGCCAGCGGTGACGACCCGCATGGCCTCTGGTCCATCGACCCGATCGACGGCACCACCAATTTCATCAACGGATTGCCCTGCTTCGCCGTTTCGATTGCCTGGCTGACTGCTCGCCGCACTCGCCTGGCGGTCACTTACAACCCGATCACCGACGAGATGTTCTACGCCCGGCAAGGCAATGGCGCCTACCTCAACGGCCGCCGCCTGCCACTGCGTCAGGTGACGGCCGACATCGCGCGCGCCGTCGGCGGCGTCGACTTCAAGAGGATCCCCAAGCCGCTGGCCGATCGCATCGCCGTCCGCCCGCCGTTCTACTCGCAGCGCAATTTCGGCAGTTCGACGCTCGACTGGTGCAACCTGGCTGCCGGCCGGCTCGATCTCTATCTGCACGGCGGCCAGATGCTTTGGGATTACGCGGCCGGCAGCCTGATCCTGCGCGAGGCTGGCGGCCGGATGTGTTCATTGGCGCATGACGATTATGACGCCGAAGACGTCTGGCGCCGACCGGTGATCGCCGCCCTGCATCCTGCAGTCTTCGCCGCCTGGCGGGACTGGGTTCGCCAGGACACGCCACCCATGGCCCGCGCAGACGCCGACAGCACCGGCTGA
- a CDS encoding thioredoxin family protein, which produces MALNTPVCEFGWRAADFELTDTSGSRQTLSTLRGANGLLLMFICNHCPYVKAIIDRICRDARELQALGIGVAAIMSNDPAEYPEDSFDNMVRVARELAFPFPYLYDPTQEVARGYGAVCTPDFFGFNRELELQYRGRLDASGRMPAPPDARRELVEAMRLVAATGQGPLQQTPSIGCSIKWRH; this is translated from the coding sequence ATGGCGCTCAATACCCCGGTGTGCGAGTTCGGCTGGCGAGCCGCAGACTTCGAGCTGACCGATACCAGCGGTTCGCGCCAGACCCTGTCCACCCTGCGCGGCGCGAACGGTCTGCTGTTGATGTTCATCTGCAACCATTGCCCCTATGTCAAGGCGATCATCGACCGCATCTGTCGCGACGCGCGCGAACTGCAGGCGCTGGGCATCGGCGTGGCGGCGATCATGAGCAACGATCCGGCCGAGTACCCGGAGGATTCGTTCGACAACATGGTGCGCGTGGCGAGAGAGCTCGCTTTCCCCTTTCCCTATCTGTACGACCCGACGCAGGAAGTGGCTCGTGGCTATGGCGCCGTCTGTACGCCGGACTTCTTCGGTTTCAATCGCGAGCTTGAACTGCAGTACCGCGGACGCCTCGATGCCAGTGGCCGCATGCCGGCGCCGCCGGATGCCCGCCGCGAACTGGTCGAGGCAATGCGGCTCGTCGCCGCGACCGGCCAGGGTCCGCTGCAGCAGACGCCCAGCATCGGTTGCTCGATCAAGTGGCGTCACTGA
- a CDS encoding 16S rRNA (uracil(1498)-N(3))-methyltransferase: MRLQTANIDCGKTYNSTVNHPRFHCPPPLVAGARLDLPDRVAHHASTVLRLRPADEMTLFDGTGGEYRAQIVASDRRRVSVELTHWSAVERESLLPVTLVQALQAGEKMDLTVQKAVELGVARIVPVLSRRSVPRLAGERAGRRLEHWRAVISAACEQCGRNRLPELLPVEPLASWLARPQPAGARRLMLAAGAACSLARVPPPLAGQPVELLVGAEGGLAAEEVQLAALSGFLSVRLGPRVLRTETAGLAALAAMQVLWGDFKEETTDV, encoded by the coding sequence ATGCGCCTCCAAACAGCGAACATCGATTGCGGAAAAACTTATAATAGCACGGTGAACCATCCCCGCTTTCATTGCCCGCCGCCGCTCGTGGCAGGTGCCCGTTTAGACCTGCCGGACCGCGTGGCGCACCATGCGAGCACGGTGTTGCGACTGCGCCCTGCCGATGAAATGACGCTGTTCGACGGCACCGGCGGGGAGTATCGTGCACAGATCGTCGCCAGCGATCGCCGGCGCGTGAGCGTCGAGTTGACCCACTGGTCGGCGGTGGAACGTGAGTCGCTGCTGCCGGTCACGCTGGTCCAGGCGCTGCAGGCTGGCGAGAAGATGGACCTGACGGTGCAGAAGGCCGTCGAACTCGGTGTCGCGCGAATCGTACCCGTACTGTCACGGCGCAGCGTTCCGCGTCTGGCCGGCGAGCGGGCAGGGCGCCGGCTGGAGCACTGGCGGGCGGTGATTTCGGCGGCCTGTGAGCAATGCGGCCGTAACCGGTTGCCGGAGCTGTTGCCCGTCGAGCCACTCGCGAGCTGGCTGGCGCGCCCGCAGCCGGCTGGGGCACGGCGTCTGATGCTGGCAGCAGGCGCCGCATGCTCGCTGGCGCGCGTTCCGCCACCGCTCGCGGGCCAGCCTGTCGAGCTGCTGGTCGGTGCCGAAGGGGGGCTGGCTGCGGAGGAAGTGCAGCTGGCGGCGTTGTCTGGTTTTCTGTCAGTACGTCTTGGGCCGCGCGTCTTGCGTACCGAGACGGCTGGCCTCGCAGCCCTGGCGGCCATGCAGGTCTTATGGGGTGATTTCAAGGAGGAGACGACTGATGTTTGA